atttttttttcttctttctacaCCAAAACATATGCCTGAGGGAAAACTGAAAGCAGTGGCAGGCACTAAATTTCACAAAGCATGACGATGATGAGTCAACACACCTGCTTAGGAGAGGGCTtaacacagcagcagcaggccatgcatgcacacacaaaaaaaaagcgtgaACCAACGACTCTCCGCTGGCAAGTTTTATATACCCAATATATTAATGGAATTGTTGTGACATTGAATAACTTCTTCCTTTTACATTTAACAGTAACTTAGTCTATATCCCAGAGAGGGCaccacaaataataataataataataaaaaaatggaaaGCAGCTTTATGCAAACCCTCCCCTTTACTCCCACGCCTCCGGGTGGTGGCGGCAGAAGCACATGTCCACGTGCACAGTTCATgactaaaaaaaagggggagggggaggcaatGCACGCGCACCATGCACGCACCCACCACGTAGATCACAGGCCAAAAAGAATGTGCCTCCCCATATTTGCTCCCCCCGTTACGTGACGACCCCTGGGTCACCAGTCTATATTTACATAAGGCAACATGTGAAGAAGGTCCCCCCCATAAGAGCGCCCCGTGGTCACTTCGTGCCAACCCCGCCACTGGCTCTCGTGGTCGTACACTCCATTGACAAACTCCCACTGCTGTGTCGCAAAGCGTTCCTCAACCTCGGGCGTCACTTCGAGTGGTACTACAGGGACTTCCTCCTCTTCGAGCTCAACTTCTGGCCCGATCTCGGGCAGGGCACTCAAGATGGCCGCCACCTCGCCTGGCGCTCCACCCTTGGCAGTGGTGGTGGTAGTCGTGGGTGAGGAAGAGGATGGTCCGTTGGGGACCGATGACTTTAGGAAGCGGTCCATCAACTCTGACTTGGTGCGGCTCGTTTCGTCGTCCGTGCCCAGGAGGCTGTAGTTTCCGGACCGCTTCGGCCGCGAGGATGCGGGCGGAGGTGTGGCTGATGCGGCTGCAGCTGCAACTGCGGCAGCCGCAGCTGTGTTGCCATCCAGGCTGAGCCCACTCTTGGCTTTCAGGTCAGCTATGAGCTGCTGCGTAGTCTTGACCTTGGGCAGCCGCGGAGatgtggtgctggtggtggtggtagcgACGCGGCTGCGCACGCTTTCGAAGGCAGAGTTGCCACTTGGGATGGGGTCCCACGGATGCACACCGTTGGGCGGAGACCAGGCTGCTTTCTTTGCGCTATCTGCTGGAAAAAACAATGCCAATTCTCAAGTCAGTAACAAATGTGGCTAGAGCCCTGACAACACGCATGCCCCCTGGGAACGCTCAGCTGTGCAACACAGACACATTGGTAAAATGCCACATTTTGCAGCCTCCATATGGGGAGTACAGTTCAGTAACCTTGTTTTCAG
This genomic window from Dermacentor albipictus isolate Rhodes 1998 colony chromosome 9, USDA_Dalb.pri_finalv2, whole genome shotgun sequence contains:
- the LOC135901955 gene encoding protein bassoon-like isoform X1 → MQCSPYEIKDKLLKALDEDNNVVDMAAVIEVIGLLERTPITKDTLERTRLGKYINELRKRTSNDSLARRAKELVKSWRRLLPCDPQQQTPNGGGPPVVVVGPGPGPGIGPGPGPGLLSGPRRSPSCSSVSNSPVPPSLLAAAAAVTTAGAGPGLGPRRNGGFKPVSPACCPSAPCSPGSPLAHPHPRSPPPLEPVAKNNVANKRLRKSAASTDGPADSAKKAAWSPPNGVHPWDPIPSGNSAFESVRSRVATTTTSTTSPRLPKVKTTQQLIADLKAKSGLSLDGNTAAAAAVAAAAASATPPPASSRPKRSGNYSLLGTDDETSRTKSELMDRFLKSSVPNGPSSSSPTTTTTTAKGGAPGEVAAILSALPEIGPEVELEEEEVPVVPLEVTPEVEERFATQQWEFVNGVYDHESQWRGWHEVTTGRSYGGDLLHMLPYVNIDW
- the LOC135901955 gene encoding proline-rich protein 36-like isoform X2; protein product: MQCSPYEIKDKLLKALDEDNNVVDMAAVIEVIGLLERTPITKDTLERTRLGKYINELRKRTSNDSLARRAKELVKSWRRLLPCDPQQQTPNGGGPPVVVVGPGPGPGIGPGPGPGLLSGPRRSPSCSSVSNSPVPPSLLAAAAAVTTAGAGPGLGPRRNGGFKPVSPACCPSAPCSPGSPLAHPHPRSPPPLEPVAKNNVANKRLRKSAASTDGPDSAKKAAWSPPNGVHPWDPIPSGNSAFESVRSRVATTTTSTTSPRLPKVKTTQQLIADLKAKSGLSLDGNTAAAAAVAAAAASATPPPASSRPKRSGNYSLLGTDDETSRTKSELMDRFLKSSVPNGPSSSSPTTTTTTAKGGAPGEVAAILSALPEIGPEVELEEEEVPVVPLEVTPEVEERFATQQWEFVNGVYDHESQWRGWHEVTTGRSYGGDLLHMLPYVNIDW